One genomic region from Rosa rugosa chromosome 1, drRosRugo1.1, whole genome shotgun sequence encodes:
- the LOC133711038 gene encoding transcription factor bHLH131, with protein MQMRSAPSYFSKKIGFPQRYRIDPVNSIYSKNFCRPKSTAEAKVLAAKKHSESERRRRMRINSQYAALRKILPNLIKMDKASLLAETVRQVRELKKVVADTEAACRGSGSECVIPSGFNKLSLQKCEGKQEGLVKATFSCEDRPGLILDMIRELRSGKGRVVRAEMVTVGGRTKSVLWVKGLGAGSEGIVCLKKALNKVIVDRPSINTSP; from the exons ATGCAGATGCGTTCCGCCCCAAGCtatttttccaagaaaattggCTTTCCTCAACGCTATCGTATAGATCCAGTGAATAGCATCTACAGCAAAAACTTCTGTAGACCAAAATCAACAGCAGAAGCCAAAGTACTTGCGGCCAAGAAACACAGTGAGTCAGAGAGAAGACGAAGGATGCGAATCAATAGTCAATATGCAGCCCTTCGTAAAATCCTCCCAAACTTGATCAAA ATGGACAAGGCTTCTTTGCTCGCAGAGACCGTCCGACAAGTAAGGGAGCTTAAGAAGGTGGTAGCAGATACTGAAGCAGCATGTCGTGGCAGTGGCAGTGAGTGTGTTATTCCCAGCGGCTTTAACAAGTTGAGTTTGCAGAAGTGTGAAGGCAAGCAAGAAGGGCTTGTGAAAGCAACATTTAGCTGCGAGGATAGGCCAGGGCTAATATTGGACATGATTAGGGAGCTGAGGTCAGGGAAAGGGAGGGTGGTGAGGGCGGAGATGGTGACAGTAGGTGGGAGGACTAAGAGTGTGTTGTGGGTGAAAGGGTTGGGTGCTGGAAGTGAAGGGATAGTGTGCCTTAAGAAGGCATTAAATAAGGTGATTGTTGACAGGCCAAGCATTAATACATCTCCCTAA
- the LOC133723489 gene encoding uncharacterized protein LOC133723489, translating to MDNPSSSGVPESEKLLGIAADLLCGGDFASCRKFALFARDCDPENPVAERILAVADVLLAEKRRDPTDWYPILQLTRPDSGNRRLVRTQFEKLTALLNPEDNGFPFSDVALGLVRKAWAALSDPGFGNGPKNGPESPKLEEGLAGETFWTVCPYCYGMFMYKKVFEECCLRCQICRKAFHGVAIRPPAPEILVEGKEQYYFTYGCFPTEYNEEAKKSNEDTKKRQMEEGVCVVEISDDEEEVVVKNVGGGGKFSSEGKAPVKRMKAPARRMKGMKTKTVASRRGGMVKELDLNGGCGNGNGEMGDL from the coding sequence ATGGATAATCCGAGCAGCAGCGGCGTACCCGAGTCCGAAAAGCTTCTCGGAATCGCCGCCGATCTCCTCTGCGGCGGCGACTTCGCTTCTTGCCGGAAATTCGCTCTCTTCGCCCGCGACTGCGACCCGGAAAACCCCGTCGCGGAAAGAATCCTCGCCGTCGCCGACGTTCTCCTCGCCGAAAAGAGGCGCGACCCGACCGACTGGTACCCCATTTTGCaactgacccgacccgactccGGGAACCGCCGCCTCGTTCGGACCCAGTTCGAGAAGCTGACGGCGCTGTTGAACCCGGAAGACAACGGCTTCCCGTTCTCCGACGTGGCGCTCGGGCTGGTCCGCAAGGCGTGGGCCGCGCTGTCCGACCCGGGGTTCGGAAATGGGCCCAAGAACGGGCCGGAAAGCCCGAAACTTGAAGAGGGTTTGGCCGGAGAGACGTTCTGGACGGTGTGTCCGTACTGCTATGGCATGTTTATGTACAAGAAGGTGTTTGAGGAGTGTTGCCTGAGGTGTCAGATTTGCCGGAAGGCGTTTCACGGCGTGGCGATTAGGCCGCCGGCGCCGGAGATTTTGGTGGAGGGGAAGGAGCAGTACTATTTTACTTATGGGTGTTTTCCTACGGAGTACAACGAGGAAGCAAAGAAGAGTAATGAGGACACAAAGAAGAGGCAGATGGAGGAGGGTGTTTGTGTTGTGGAGATTTCTGATGatgaggaggaggtggtggtgaagAATGTGGGTGGAGGAGGGAAGTTTTCGAGTGAAGGGAAGGCTCCGGTGAAGAGAATGAAGGCTCCGGCGAGGCGGATGAAGGGGATGAAGACGAAAACAGTGGCGAGTAGGAGGGGTGGGATGGTGAAAGAGTTGGACTTGAATGGTGGGTGTGGAAATGGGAATGGTGAAATGGGTGATTTGTAA